The Colletes latitarsis isolate SP2378_abdomen chromosome 14, iyColLati1, whole genome shotgun sequence genome has a segment encoding these proteins:
- the Dan gene encoding protein distal antenna, giving the protein MRGESARPGKRPLRALSASEKMDAIQRVHEGESKASVARDIGVPESTLRGWCKSEQKIRGMARNSSTPDSEAHSPASSSGANVTGAGNLAGGSANLSSEDEGPCAKKAKIDQQTSVTGAGTSFVGDICTDSDGKQDSKQPKIDYVGLMTSMAGMRPENSSLLLQQLGLLSGATGTLAKNLLSMSPALSHGSAVGLVENGLQYTKSSTGNPCLSNAVNSLNGASNKRHSISAIAPAQMDSVVAKSCTRKNLPPAAEAPSTPVPASPRKTNENNSIQRSSKPKKDGNVSGVGGNSNKKVDEALWLWLTQQQQLLGQQSASFNPSINQQDGSWFWKWYKQCSFPLITPTPTQLTPSPVAKKSPSKARAMLDNVLCNNNNNNNENVKRSLNMEMAEDEDVETPSGDVPTSTEEAIEHGEKFFKWLDKCSDPAVTRLQIIQFKYLLDNLKACRKKSSSSAKQSRK; this is encoded by the coding sequence ATGAGGGGCGAGTCGGCGCGACCCGGAAAGCGCCCTTTAAGGGCGCTCTCCGCATCCGAGAAGATGGACGCGATACAGAGGGTTCACGAGGGCGAGAGCAAGGCATCGGTGGCTCGCGACATCGGGGTGCCCGAGTCGACGTTACGCGGTTGGTGCAAGTCGGAGCAGAAGATCCGCGGCATGGCGAGGAATTCCTCGACGCCTGACAGCGAGGCTCATTCGCCCGCCTCGTCGTCGGGCGCGAACGTCACGGGCGCCGGGAACTTGGCCGGCGGATCGGCGAATCTGTCCAGCGAGGACGAGGGTCCTtgcgcgaagaaggcgaaaatagATCAGCAGACATCGGTCACTGGCGCCGGCACATCGTTCGTCGGTGACATTTGCACGGATTCGGACGGCAAGCAGGACAGCAAGCAACCCAAGATCGATTACGTGGGCTTGATGACCAGCATGGCGGGCATGAGACCCGAGAACAGTTCGCTGCTCCTGCAACAGCTGGGCCTGCTGTCGGGCGCCACCGGTACGTTGGCCAAGAATCTGTTAAGCATGTCGCCCGCGCTGTCGCACGGCAGCGCCGTCGGTCTCGTGGAGAACGGTCTCCAGTACACGAAGAGCAGCACCGGGAACCCGTGTCTCTCGAACGCCGTCAACAGCTTGAACGGCGCCAGCAACAAGAGGCACAGCATCTCCGCGATCGCGCCCGCACAGATGGACTCTGTCGTCGCCAAGTCCTGCACGAGGAAGAATCTACCACCTGCCGCCGAGGCGCCCTCGACGCCGGTACCAGCGTCGCCGAGAAAGACCAACGAGAACAACAGCATTCAACGGTCGTCGAAACCGAAAAAGGATGGGAACGTCAGCGGCGTCGGCGGCAACAGCAACAAAAAGGTGGACGAGGCGCTCTGGCTCTGGCTCACGCAGCAACAACAGCTGCTCGGGCAACAGTCGGCGAGCTTCAATCCGAGCATCAATCAGCAAGACGGCTCGTGGTTCTGGAAGTGGTACAAGCAGTGCAGCTTCCCGCTGATAACGCCGACGCCGACGCAGCTCACGCCCAGCCCCGTCGCCAAGAAATCGCCGAGCAAAGCGAGGGCCATGCTCGACAATGTGTtgtgcaacaacaacaacaacaacaacgagAACGTGAAACGCAGCTTGAACATGGAGATGGCGGAGGACGAGGACGTCGAGACGCCGTCGGGCGACGTACCGACCAGCACCGAGGAGGCGATCGAGCACGGCGAGAAGTTCTTCAAGTGGTTGGACAAATGCTCGGACCCGGCGGTCACGAGGCTCCAGATTATACAGTTCAAATACCTATTGGACAATCTGAAAGCGTGTAGAAAGAAGTCGTCCTCTAGCGCGAAACAAAGCAGAAAGTAG